One genomic segment of Nothobranchius furzeri strain GRZ-AD chromosome 10, NfurGRZ-RIMD1, whole genome shotgun sequence includes these proteins:
- the LOC129152411 gene encoding uncharacterized protein: MAKKIVEYYPMLQDKDLPSKYMGIYSYLHKRILNAKSPQKRQGPTPERGRLKKRRRIEFSPPDQEEDNDAESCGGSTVLALPRSSSDSDNSSDKDSRVTQARHYKTLQAMYKKPKPNQDAVRQILDLEFQSRRAFIDSDVLKEEERAGKILKAYPCFKELYNVMDELRRILDKGNCTFLTELKKRWDDFCSTVQFYGVWKKVLKPPMNLDKVKHNIALFRVLPMLFPSPAVPPKKLGHASEALIHVLQPTEDPAMYLQKSSILGPVLLLGHPVLWHWKPLPSPHLQKKTSVKVCCI, encoded by the exons ATGGCTAAGAAGATCGTGGAGTATTATCCAATGCTACAGGATAAAGACTTGCCATCTAAATAT ATGGGCATTTACAGTTATCTACACAAGAGAATCCTGAATGCCAAGTCTCCTCAAAAGAGGCAGGGGCCCACTCCAGAAAGGGGCCGTTTAAAAAAAAGACGTCGCATTGAGTTCTCACCACCTGACCAGGAAGAAGATAATGATGCTGAGTCATGTGGTGGATCAACTGTTCTCGCTTTACCAAGGAGCAGTTCTGATAGTGACAATTCCT CTGACAAGGATAGTCGAGTAACGCAGGCCAGGCATTACAAGACTCTGCAGGCAATGTATAAGAAGCCAAAGCCCAACCAAGATGCTGTCCGGCAAATCCTTGACCTTGAGTTTCAATCGAGACGAGCCTTCATTGACAGTGATGTTCTGAAAGAAGAGGAAAGAGCCGGAAAGATTCTCAAGGCATACCCATGTTTCAAAGAGCTTTACAAT GTGATGGACGAGCTGAGGCGCATCCTGGATAAAGGCAACTGCACATTCCTGACAGAATTAAAGAAGCGATGGGATGACTTCTGCTCCACAGTTCAGTTTTACGGTGTTTGGAAGAAGGTGTTGAAGCCACCCATGAACTTGGATAAAG TGAAACACAACATAGCCCTGTTCAGGGTACTCCCCATGCTCTTCCCATCACCAGCTGTACCCCCCAAGAAGCTGGGACATGCCAGTGAGGCATTAATTCATGTCCTTCAG CCAACAGAAGATCCAGCCATGTACCTCCAGAAGAGTTCCATCTTGGGCCCAGTTTTGCTGTTGGGTCATCCTGTCTTGTGGCACTGGAAACCACTCCCATCACCACATTTGCAAAAGAAGACCTCGGTCAAGGTTTGCTGTATCTAA